AATCTCCTCTTCCCCGTCGTATGTAGTGGGGTTTTTCATGTAGTCCACCAAACTTTCAATGTTGTTACGGTTTGGTGTAGCTAGTGCTAGAGTTTCAGGATCGAGTCCCACGTTTTGGTTTGTCTTGGTAACACCTCCAACATGACATTGGGCGCAAGCGTATTGAAATAGGCGTTTGCCTTCTTTGACTTGTTTAAGGCTGAGGACAACCGTGTCACCACTCTCATTTAATGGCACCGTGCGGGTAGCTTCATCCAGTTCCACTGCTGTGGCGCTACCGACAATAAATTGAAATGTCAGCAAAATAGTAGCTGCAAAAATGCCAAATAATCTTCTAAACATTTTTCCCCTTAACAATTTTGACGCTCAACACAGCTAAAATGGCGATTCTCAACCTCATTCGGGCTAATTGCTAATGGCTAATTCTTCGTTGTCATTAGCCATTAGCTAAAGCGCGAGACCCGTCTTAGGTAACTTCGGTTTCCCCAACTGAGTTACTAGTACCTTCTGGGTGTGTTTCAGACAAAATTTGGGTAATAACTGCCTTTGCATCCTCTAAAGCCAAACGGGTCTTAGGGTTTTTATAGGCAATTAAGAGTTTGTCACACACAGATAGCACCTTTTCCACAGAAACACTGTAGTCTGCTGCTATCTCGGCAATTGACAGATCTGCAAAACCCATAACGCTTCAGGTAGAGATTGAGCTGCTGTAATACCAATATCACGTCAGGAGTGCAATTTGTTCCCCAAAATACTGGTGGCTTCCTAGGTGACTCTTAAGGATATAGATGGCGTTGAGTTCACCTTTGTAGACAGGGTCTCCCGTACGCTCCACACCTGAGGCAAAGCCTACAATCTGTCCTGATGGGTCAAGAGCAACGTATGTATGTAAAGTTTTCACTGTCTTTGGCACTGCTAAGGATTTGCTCCCAACCACGTTCGCGTTTTTCATAGGATTGAGCTAGGTACTCATCTGGCACAATACCACGATAAATTGTGCGCCAAGTGTCTAAATGGACTCTTGCAATCATTGGTAAATCGTTTAAGGGTAGCTTCTCTTAAAAGCATAAGATGGCTCTCATAGCATTTTGAATTGTGAATTGCCTAGCCCTTCCCCCCTGTAAACGTCACACTTTCAATAAAATACCTATTAAAAAATGCGTAAATAGCCAAAGCTGGCAAAGTAAACACCATAGAAGCCGCCATAATATAATTCCAATAGCTAATAAATTGACCTTTAAAAGTATTCAATCCCAAAGGTAAGGTAAACATTTCTGGGTCAAACAAGATAACTATAGGTAGCAAGAAATTATTCCAACTTCCCATAAATACAAAAACGGCTTGTGCTGCTAGTGCCGATTTTGCTAAAGGGAGAACAATATGCCGAAAAATGCCCCACGTATTTAATCCATCCAATTGCCCAGCTTCTTCCAATTCCTTAGGAAAATTAATGAAAAACTGCCGCATCATGAAAATAAAAGTAGCATTGACCATGCTAGGGACAATCATACCTTGATAGGAATTCAGCCAGCCGAAAGCTTTCAAAATCAAAAATGTGGGAATTAAGGTTATCTGTGCGGGTACTGCCAACACTGCCAAAATAAGGAAGAACCAGAAGTGCCTACCCCGAAAGCGTAGCCTTGCCAAGGCATAACCAGCCATTGAGTTGAACAACAAGTTTAATACAGTAACACTAGTAGCAATGACCACGCTGTTAAACAACCAACGCAGAAACAGCGGTTCTTGGAAAAAAATTTGTTTGTAGTTGTCGAGAGTAAAGTTTTTGGGTAGGAAATTAGGTTCACCGCTAACAATTTCAGGTAGCGGCTTAAATGATGCCGAAAGCGCCCACAAAAAAGGAATGAGGGTAATGACTGCATACAGTGTCACTACGACGTACAGCAGTACTTTGAGCCACCAGGTGCGAGAGATATTGGTCAAATTCTTTCGCCTCGAAAAAACCGCCATTGAATCAAAGTGATAACAATGATAACTGCTGCGAGCAAAAAGGCGATGCTCCCAAAGGGAGCCGCCCAAGGGGCGATCGCCGCTGCATATCGCATCTGCAAGTTACGAAATACAGCGTGGTATAGCAGTATAACTACGGTAAGGTAGTGTTGACATTAAGCCATTATCCTTTAAACAGTCAAATGCACCTGCGTTATACCCTGGCGCATTTCATGCTGTCGCTTTAGCCAAGACTGTTGAATTCTTTTTCGAACTAAGGGAGCAAGTTGAATCAATAGCCAACGTATGAGTGCATTTTTTCGCAGTTGTTCCCCTTGTGCGGCTTCCTCTATCTGGAGTTGTTGAGCGCGGATAATTTCTGGCTCACGTTCCGCTTGAATGCGCGATAATGCCGCGTCAATCTCTTCGTGCCCAGCTTCTGCGTGAAATAGCGGTACAAGATGATTAGCGGCGACAATGACATCACGCAATGCTACATTGATTCCTTGAGCGCGGACGGGAGACATTGGGTGTGCAGCATCACCCAGAAGCAAAACTCCTGGCGCGTACCAGCTTGGACAACGACCAACCACAACTGATAGCCGAATCGGGGTTTCGATAGTGCCTGCATGGCTACGGAAATGTTCTGCCATCCATGAGGGTGATAGCGACGCAAAAACTTCTGCCCACTTTGTTTGCTTCCAGTCGGTTCTATCGTCTGCGGACATCACCCACGCCAGATGCAGTTTCCCTTCCTCTGCCCCATGAAAAATGCTGAATCCGCAATCCTTATTAAGAATGGAATAAAATACATTGTTTGCAGCGAACCTGGGACTGGCAGCAAGTTTGAACCAGAGAATATCCACATCCTTTGGCTGGCGTACCAATTGCAACCCTGCGCGTTGTCGTACAACCGAATTCCGACCGTCCGTCCCAATCACGAGTTCGGCGGAAATTTCACGTCCATCGCCCAGTGTCACACCCGCAACTCGATGATTAATCCAGAGTAAATCCTTTACAGAAACACCTTGTATAAATTCAAATCCAGGGTAAGCCTGAGCTTGGGCAATCATTGCTTCAAGCAACGGCGGTTGCAACACCAGTGTACAGGGTCGATCTGCCCCCATTGGCTCCTCAACTCGAAACAACCACTTTCCGCCCACAATGAACTCCCATGCGTCGAGTTGTCGATGAGGAATACGTTCCAGTATCGTGGATAATCCCATTTGCTCAAGTGCATCCAACCCACTCGGCATTAACCCTTCGCCACGAAACACTCGATGGAAATCCTTCGCTGCCTCAATCAATATCACTGCGATACCGCGTTTTACAAGAAGTAAGGCAAGTGCTGCACCAGTCGGACCTGCACCCGTAATTACAATCTGTGCCATCACATCCCCCTGCGTTTATTGAAGTGTTGGTATCAAAGAAATACCGATTTTGCTATTTGCTAATTATTTCTCTTACCCAAGTTCGAAAAGCTCTCATAGTCTTGTTTCTACCCATAGTTTTGCACTTTTGGAGATATTCAGGCATGACTTGATGAAGGGGGAAATGAGGGAAGGTTGGGCTGGACGTAGACTCAAAATATTTACCGTTTTGCAGAACATTAATTTGTAATTTGCCTTTTTCAAAGCGCCACAATTCGGGTACTGCTAATGCTTCATAAATACTAGGGTGAGTGCGGGAATTCACATCAATTTCTAACACTAAGTCTGGAGGTTGGTCTACTGTTAAGTCGAGTTTGTCTCTGCCTCGAATGACTGCTTCATTTTGGATATAAAAACAGTTGTCAGGCTCGATGCCTTTGTTCATAAATTGATTTTTAAAAGTTGTAGAACCTAAAGGCAAAAATTCAATGTCTAGTTCTTCAAGAAGTGCTTTGACTAAATCGCTAATAATCTCTTTATTACGCTCGTGTTCAGGTAGTGGTGTCATAATTTCTAGCATTCCATTGTCATAAGCTATCCTTGCAGCACGATGTTCTCCTAATTCTTCTAGAATGGCTTCAAATTCTTGCCAACTAACATCTCTTAACAGTACTTTCTGTCCTGGTGGTACTTCTAATCGCTTAAGTTCTAATAACATTTTTGACTCCATTAGAAATAAACAGCTTTCGGCTAAGAAACTTGTATTAAATTTTTTCGCCTCCAAAAAACCGCCGCTGAATTAAAGTAACAACAATGATAACTGTTGCAAGCAAAAAGGCGATCGCCGCCCCATAACCCATCTGCAAGTTACGAAAGACAGCTTGATATACTAGTAAAACTACGGTAAGAGTAGCGTTATTGGGTCCGCCAGTGCCGTTAGAAAAAATGTAGGATTGGTCAAACAGTTGAAAAGTGCCAATCACTCCCATCGTCATCACAAAGAAGGTGACGGGTTTGAGCATGGGAATAGTAATATGAATAAACTGCTGCCAGCCATTGGCTCCATCAAGCGCTGCTGCTTCGTAGAGCGAACGAGGGATGCCCTGCAACGCCGCTAAATAAATCACCATGTAAAATGGCGCAGTTGACCAAATATTCATGAGCATGATGCCTTTGAGCGCAACTGCTGGATCTCCCAACCAGTTATAGGTAGGTAATCCTACAAAAGCGAGAAAATCATTGAGCAACCCATTGGTGTTGTAAATCCACATAAAAATCAACGTCAAAACGGCTGAGGAGGTGACTGTTGGCAAAAAGTAAAGGATGCGCCACCAGTTTTTGCCTCGAATGCCAGAATTGAGAGTCACAGCCAGAATTAAAGCCAGGACAGTTTGGATTGGTACAACAATTGCAACGTATTGGGCTGTATTTCCCAAAGCAATCCAAACACGTTCATCTTCAATCAGTCGTGTGAAGTTACGAAAGCCAATAAAATCGTACTCAATACTACCAAGAAGTTGAACTTTGTGCAGGGAAAGAAAAACAGCCCAGAGAATGGGTAGCACCACAAACGTGCCTAACACCAAAATGGTTGGCATCATAAACAGATACCCTGCCAGGTCTTGTGTTATGTTTGACCTGGCGTTTCTCCGTAGCCTTCTGGTTTCAATCACAAATGAACCTCCGAGTCATCGCGCACCAACCCGACTGTAGCGATGGGTGGTGCATGATTATTTATCGTAACTCTTACGTGGAATGTATTGATCCTCAGACCGTATATTGGGTGTTTAAGAATTTCTGTTGCGAGTTTTTGAGTCTCACAACTACTCCATAGCGCTCGCCTTAATCAGTTCATTAGCCTCATCCTGCGCTTGCTGCATTGCCTGATGTAGTGGTTGCTGTCCCAATAAGGCGCTGACAAACTGGTTGTCGAAATTGTTCATAATCGCTGCTGGATACTCACCTGCTTGCCAAGGCATAGCATAATCCACCCCTGCCACAAGTGCAGCCCGTAGGGGGTCTTGGTCATAGCCTAATTTCTGGGCAACAGATTTACGGGATGGCAGAGCGAAGCCTGTTTTCGTCCACTTTGTCATACCTTCTTTACCCGTGAGGTAGGAAATAAGCTTCCAGGCTTCGGTTTTATGCTGGGTTTCCTTGTTCATCACATAGGCAACAGTGAAGACCATTGTGCCTTTATTGTCATTGATGGTAGGGACTTGTGCTGTAGCAAACTCCAGATTGGGAAAGGTTTCTGTTAGGTAAGGAATTGCCCAGTTACCCTCAATCACCATTGCAACCTTACCCTGACCAAACATTTCACTGCCTGAGTTGGTTCCAACATCAGATTTTTGTGCAGAGGAGCGGTCTTTTTGATACTGGTCTACTGCCAATTGTAGTCCTTGCAATCCAGCATCACTGGCAAATGCTGCATAACCATTTTGGTCTACGAGTTGTCCACCAAAGGCTTTGATTTTGTAAGCCTGACGCGCTAACTCTGGGATTTCCCCAAAACCATATTGATCAATTCTGCCATCGCGGTTACGGTCTACAGTCAACTTCTGTGAGTAGGTGCGTAGTTCCTCCCAAGTTGTTGGAGGAGTACTTAACCCGGCGGCTGCAAAAGCTTTTTTGTTGTAGAACAAAGCAAGTGTGGAATCATCCTTGGGAAAACCATAAATATGATTACCGTACTTAAAGCTATTGAGTAGCGTTCCTTCAAAGTCAGCTAGGTCAAATTCGGGGGTAATATATGCATCAAGCGGTTCTAGAACATTCTGGCTCATGAAGAAAGGAGCCTCAAGAGCATCTAGATAAAAGACATCAGGAGCTGCTTCACCAACTAAGCGGGTTTTTATGACATCCATGTATTGGTCGTTGATGACCTCATGCCTAACTTTGATACCTGGGTTTTGTGCTTCAAAGTCTTGTAGGACTTCTTTCAATAGTTTTTGCTCTGCTGGACTTGCTATCCAACCACCAAGTTTGATCGTGACTGCGGCTGGTGCTCTTGAGGCGTTAGGAAAGAGCAGGTTGTGACAACCAATAAACGAGAGGGCGATCGCCACCAACAGTCCCAAAAATTTCAACACGTTGGTTCGCATCACAAGTGAATAAAAAATTCTGTCACTTTATATATTGCCTCTGTAGCTCAGGATTGATTTTTTCTCTGTCTAAATTTTTGTTGAGAAATGCAAGCTAGAATAACGAAAAATTGCCAGTACGGCTTGAGATGCATCACCAACCAGTAGAGATAGGTCATGGATTTTGTTCCCCTTGAAACGGCTCCTCTTGCTCCCGAAATATCGCAGATTAAGGCTGCTCCTCTTGCGCCTGAAGTCACCCAGATTACAGTTCCGGAAACACCACACTCTCTTAGCTCAAAACCCAGCCCTCGAGTTTCTAAGGATGCTATTCGCACTAGTTTAAGAGCCTCCACTGTGGATGCTATCTTTTCAACATTTTTCTCCATTACCAGTGGCGGGATTTTGCTAAGTAATTTCTTAGTAGAATTGGATGCCAGACCAGTAGTTTTTGGGATGCTGTCCTCTATCCCGATGGTCGTGAATCTCATTCAGCCGTTTGGTGCATACCTGTCGGAACGCTCAACCAGCCGTTTCTGGTATTGCCTTTGCATTTATGGACCTTCTCGGCTACTCTGGCTGATTCTAGCTATTGGCATTACTATGGCAAGCTGGGGAAAAATTAATACCCACCAGCTGGTGGTACTGACGCTCTTGATTGTTCTTATGAGCAATCTCTTAGGTGCGCTAGGGGGTGCATCATGGCTAAGTTGGATGGCAACGCTCGTCCCCCGGCGATTGCGGGGGCGGTATTTCGGATTACGTAACAGTGTTTCCAGCCTGACCAATTTGGTGTGTGTACCTTTGGCAGGTCTAGCTGTATCAACCTGGCCAGGTGGAACTCTGCAAGGTTATGGAGTGGTTCTGCTTGTCGGCATTCTGTCGGGGCTTGTGAGCTTGGGGTGTCAGTACTTCAAGGTGGATGTGAACCCACAGGTACAAAACGCTTCTCCCACCAGGTCTTCTTCCAAAAATGCTGTTTTGTATAATACAATTGATAAAAGTAATAATACTGAGGAGCAGCTAAAAAATATCGAGCTTGGCAAGGATGCAACTGCTGGTGACAGCATCTGGAAGAACTCTAACTTTTTAAAGTTTCTGCTCTATTTCAGCTCATGGATGTTTGCCGCTAACCTCAGCCTCCCCTTCTTCAACCTCTATATGCTGGACACACTAAATCTAGATGTGAGATGGGTAACGCTTTATGGCAGCCTTCAGGCTGGAGCGAATCTGCTGATGCTTATTCTGTGGGGCAAGTTGGCAGACAGGATAGGCAATCGTCCAATCTTGCTGGTTATAGGGATGGTGGCTGCAAGCGTACCGTTGCTATGGCTGGGGATTAGTACTAACCTGATTGACCTGTGGTTGTGGTTGCCGCTGATACACATTTTCATCGGAGGGAATTGGGCGGCGCTTGACTTGTGCAACAACAATCTGCAAATAGAGGTAACACCAGCTAAAAATCAGTCCATCTATTTTGCGATCGCATCTGCCATTGCTGGGGTTAGCGGTGCTTTGGGCACAATCATAGGCGGCTTCATAGCACAAAATCCTTCGTTTGGTGGTTTATCAGGATTGTTCATCATCTCCGCTGCGTTCCGACTCGCAGCGATTGTTCCCCTGATCTTTGTGCAAGAAGGGCGAGGGCAATCTTTCTCCCAGATGAGACAAGTCTGGCAAGGGCGCAAACAGGTAGCTCAAGGTTAGACAGTTGATCCAAACAGTTGCTTTTGAAAGCGACGCTTTTGACGCTGCAAACTAAGATGGGGAGACAAGGGGAGGGGGTGTCTCCTTATCCCCCACTCCTGTTACTCAGCAGCGGTAGAACTCAAAGTCCTTGTCTCCCAAACCACCATATTATTATGAGTTGTCGTTGGTGCGGGTGGCTGGTGCAAAGCAATCAACTGTGCTAGAGTTTTCTTGATCTGAGTACGAGGCACAATATCATCGACAAAACCGTGCTTTAGCAAATCTTCCGCAGTTTGAAAGTCATCTGGCAGTTTTTCCCGTAAGGTTTGCTCAATCACTCGCCGACCAGCAAAGCCAATCGTAGCCTTCGGTTCTGCCAAGATGATATCTCCCAACATGGCAAAACTAGCCGTTACACCACCTGTCGTGGGATTCGTTAAAACGGGAATGTACAGTAGCCGTGCTTCCTGATGACGTTGCAAAGCTGCTGAAATTTTCGCCATTTGCATCAGCGAAAGCATCCCTTCCTGCATTCTCGCTCCACCAGAGGTACAAACAATAACCACAGGATAGCGTCGCTGAGTCGCTTGCTCAATCAAACGGGTCAGTTTTTCTCCTACCACCGAACCCATGCTTCCACCCATGAACCGGAAGTCCATGACCCCAAGAGCAGCGGGTAAACCATTCATATGACCTAAACCAGTTTTAACGGCGTCGATTAAGCCAAGTTTATCCTGCATTTCCCGCAGGCGGTCAATATATAGTTTGCGATCGCGAAATTGCAGTGGATCGGTAGGACGCAAATGCTCATCTATTGGTCTCCAAGTGTTTGCATCAATCAATTGACGAATGCGCTCATCGCTATCTACTCGATTATGATGTCCGCACTCAACACAAACCATCTGGTTAGCTCTCAGGTCTTTGGTATATGTCAAGACCCCACAGTTAGAACATTTATGCCACAGCCCATCAGCAATTTCACGTTCTTGGCGTTCCAGTATGGTAGAGCCTGATTTCCGTCGATTTGCAAACCAATCTAATAGAGACTTTAAACCGCGTGATTCTTCGTTGTTCGCCATTTTTATCTTATTTGAGTGGATAGTATGTCCAAAATATGTTAAGTCGCTTGTGGTCGCTCTTAGTTTTTTATCATTAGTCCTTTGTCCATACTAATGACTAATGACTCATAACTAATGACTACTTATTCAAATTCGTCTTGTAAGCAAATCAGACCTTCCGCATACATCTTTGGTTGCCAGCTTAACGAAAATACGTAAACCAATTCAAGTCTCTTGCTCGTCTTCAGGGGGACTTAAAAGCAGCAACGCAGTCCACTTGTCTTGTGCACGTACCTGCAAAGCCGCAGGAGTCCCAGCCCCCAAATAAGATTTCACCCCCAAATCAATAATTTTTGTTGCTATATCATGAGATGCAAGCAGTTGTTGCATCAGTTCTGCTTGCCAACGGTTACTTGTTGTTAAGAGGGTGATCCAAGTCACAACGATGATATTACCAAAAGCCTAAAGATAGATGGGGTGATGAGATTTACAGTTATAGTGTAATTGGGAATCGCGAGATGAAGAAGACTTTTGTAGAGACGTGCCATGGCACGTCTCTACAACTTTTGATTTTCCTTTTTCAACTGGTTGAGAAGAATAAGCGCAAATAAGAAGACAAAATAGCTTCACCGCCAAATAGAGCAATAACTGCTCCTACAGCGAGAAAAGGACCAAAAGGTATCTTTTGTCCCCATTTCATTGTGCCGCCACCTACCACTACTCCCACCACACAAGCAAGAAAACTAGCCAGGAGCAAATACTTCCATCCTAACCATGCTCCCATCATGGCTGCTAATTTGGCATCCCCTCCACCCATAGCAGTTTTCCTAAAGACAATTGAACCAATGATGGCGATCGCATCAAACAGCCATAAGCCCAGCACTGCTCCTACTATCGCCATCTTGAGATGATGTACTAATCCTACCCAACTAGCCTCTAGTAAAAAACCATAAACCATCTGAAACACAATTCCCATCACCAAACCCGACTTAGTCAATGGGTTGGGTAATGTCATTGTATCTAGGTCAATGAGCGATAGCGCTAATAACCAACTGCAAAACGCCCAGTAGCCTATTGTAGAGAGCGAAAATTTAAAGATCCAAAAAACTAGCAAAAAAACAAAACCCGTTACCCCTTCTACCACAGGATAACGGATAGAAATTTTACTTTTGCAATACCGACAACGCCCTCTTAACCACAGCCATCCCAACACTGGGACATTATCGTAGGGTTTGAGCTGGTTTAAGCAATGGGGACAGCGAGAAGGTGGAAAAAGAATCGACAGCCTAGCTGGTAAACGATAAACAACAACATTGATGAAGCTGCCAACAGAAGCTCCTAAGGCGAAAACGATGACACTCGCCTGAACTATTATCAAGGTGTCCATTAAGTCAATTGTCCTTTGTCATTTGTCCTTTGCTCAAAGGTTATAGCCTTAACTAATGACTAATGACTAACGACTAATGACTCAATACATATACGATTCAATCTGATTCAACGGCACGAAACATTCTTCTGGCAAGAGGACTGGTTGATTGGTAAAAATCACCTTACCCCGGTGATTAAACCGATTAATTGCTACTCCTGAAGCTTGCCCAGTCATTTCGGGATGTACCTCACAGTAAGTGTGGTAAATCTGACCAGCGGCTCTGATGACGGCAGGATCAATCAAAGCTGGCTGGTTTTTTTGGTTGGTATAGTTTGCTTGTCCTTGTTTTAAAGCGTACACCACTCACTGAGTCTTTTGTAGGTTTGTGTTAATAGTTTATCCGAAAAGTTTAAGCAAGAGTTGCCAAAATGTCGGTTTGAGCCTGTGCAATTATTCCGCTTCGAGGACTTGAATAAGTGCCTCACCCATAGCGCGGCAAGCCAAAAGATTCATGCCAGGAGACATTATATCCCCAGTGCGATCGCCTCTTTGCAAAACTTGCAACACTCCTTGTTCAATGTGATCTGCTGCAGTTGGTTCGTTCAAACCATAACGAAGCATCATAGCGGCACTCAAAACCTGTGCTAAAGGGTTTGCTTTATCCTGTCCAGCAATATCTGGGGCGGAACCGTGAACGGGTTCAAATACTCCTGGATTAGAAGCACCTAAACTCGCAGAGGGTAACATCCCAATACTACCAGTCAGCATAGCAGCCGCATCTGAGAGAATATCGCCAAACAAGTTACCTGTGACGATCGTATCGAACTGCTTGGGAGCGCGTAACAACTGCATAGCTGCATTATCTACATACATATGAGAGAGTTCCACATCCGGATACTCTTGGGCAAGTTTGGTGATGCGATCGCGCCACAGTTGAGAAACTTCCAACACGTTCGACTTATCCACAGAACAAAGTTTCTTTCCGCGTTTCCGTGCGGCTTCAAACGCCACCCGCCCAATGCGCTCAATTTCCGATTCGGTGTAAGCCATCGTATTCACACCGCGCTTCTCACCGGTTTCTGTTTCAAAAATGCCCTTGGGCTTGCCAAAGTAAATTCCACCGGTAAGTTCGCGCACTACCAGAATATCAACACCTTCTACAACCTCCCGTTTCAAGGAAGAAGCATCAATCAATTGGGGCAGTATTTTCGCTGGAC
The sequence above is a segment of the Mastigocladopsis repens PCC 10914 genome. Coding sequences within it:
- the psbV gene encoding photosystem II cytochrome c-550 translates to MFRRLFGIFAATILLTFQFIVGSATAVELDEATRTVPLNESGDTVVLSLKQVKEGKRLFQYACAQCHVGGVTKTNQNVGLDPETLALATPNRNNIESLVDYMKNPTTYDGEEEISELHPSTKSADIFTEMRNLTDDDLEAIAGHILLQPKIIGEKWGGGKIYY
- a CDS encoding carbohydrate ABC transporter permease, giving the protein MAVFSRRKNLTNISRTWWLKVLLYVVVTLYAVITLIPFLWALSASFKPLPEIVSGEPNFLPKNFTLDNYKQIFFQEPLFLRWLFNSVVIATSVTVLNLLFNSMAGYALARLRFRGRHFWFFLILAVLAVPAQITLIPTFLILKAFGWLNSYQGMIVPSMVNATFIFMMRQFFINFPKELEEAGQLDGLNTWGIFRHIVLPLAKSALAAQAVFVFMGSWNNFLLPIVILFDPEMFTLPLGLNTFKGQFISYWNYIMAASMVFTLPALAIYAFFNRYFIESVTFTGGKG
- a CDS encoding FAD-dependent monooxygenase, which produces MAQIVITGAGPTGAALALLLVKRGIAVILIEAAKDFHRVFRGEGLMPSGLDALEQMGLSTILERIPHRQLDAWEFIVGGKWLFRVEEPMGADRPCTLVLQPPLLEAMIAQAQAYPGFEFIQGVSVKDLLWINHRVAGVTLGDGREISAELVIGTDGRNSVVRQRAGLQLVRQPKDVDILWFKLAASPRFAANNVFYSILNKDCGFSIFHGAEEGKLHLAWVMSADDRTDWKQTKWAEVFASLSPSWMAEHFRSHAGTIETPIRLSVVVGRCPSWYAPGVLLLGDAAHPMSPVRAQGINVALRDVIVAANHLVPLFHAEAGHEEIDAALSRIQAEREPEIIRAQQLQIEEAAQGEQLRKNALIRWLLIQLAPLVRKRIQQSWLKRQHEMRQGITQVHLTV
- a CDS encoding Uma2 family endonuclease; the encoded protein is MLLELKRLEVPPGQKVLLRDVSWQEFEAILEELGEHRAARIAYDNGMLEIMTPLPEHERNKEIISDLVKALLEELDIEFLPLGSTTFKNQFMNKGIEPDNCFYIQNEAVIRGRDKLDLTVDQPPDLVLEIDVNSRTHPSIYEALAVPELWRFEKGKLQINVLQNGKYFESTSSPTFPHFPLHQVMPEYLQKCKTMGRNKTMRAFRTWVREIISK
- a CDS encoding carbohydrate ABC transporter permease, which gives rise to MIETRRLRRNARSNITQDLAGYLFMMPTILVLGTFVVLPILWAVFLSLHKVQLLGSIEYDFIGFRNFTRLIEDERVWIALGNTAQYVAIVVPIQTVLALILAVTLNSGIRGKNWWRILYFLPTVTSSAVLTLIFMWIYNTNGLLNDFLAFVGLPTYNWLGDPAVALKGIMLMNIWSTAPFYMVIYLAALQGIPRSLYEAAALDGANGWQQFIHITIPMLKPVTFFVMTMGVIGTFQLFDQSYIFSNGTGGPNNATLTVVLLVYQAVFRNLQMGYGAAIAFLLATVIIVVTLIQRRFFGGEKI
- a CDS encoding ABC transporter substrate-binding protein, whose translation is MRTNVLKFLGLLVAIALSFIGCHNLLFPNASRAPAAVTIKLGGWIASPAEQKLLKEVLQDFEAQNPGIKVRHEVINDQYMDVIKTRLVGEAAPDVFYLDALEAPFFMSQNVLEPLDAYITPEFDLADFEGTLLNSFKYGNHIYGFPKDDSTLALFYNKKAFAAAGLSTPPTTWEELRTYSQKLTVDRNRDGRIDQYGFGEIPELARQAYKIKAFGGQLVDQNGYAAFASDAGLQGLQLAVDQYQKDRSSAQKSDVGTNSGSEMFGQGKVAMVIEGNWAIPYLTETFPNLEFATAQVPTINDNKGTMVFTVAYVMNKETQHKTEAWKLISYLTGKEGMTKWTKTGFALPSRKSVAQKLGYDQDPLRAALVAGVDYAMPWQAGEYPAAIMNNFDNQFVSALLGQQPLHQAMQQAQDEANELIKASAME
- a CDS encoding MFS transporter yields the protein MDFVPLETAPLAPEISQIKAAPLAPEVTQITVPETPHSLSSKPSPRVSKDAIRTSLRASTVDAIFSTFFSITSGGILLSNFLVELDARPVVFGMLSSIPMVVNLIQPFGAYLSERSTSRFWYCLCIYGPSRLLWLILAIGITMASWGKINTHQLVVLTLLIVLMSNLLGALGGASWLSWMATLVPRRLRGRYFGLRNSVSSLTNLVCVPLAGLAVSTWPGGTLQGYGVVLLVGILSGLVSLGCQYFKVDVNPQVQNASPTRSSSKNAVLYNTIDKSNNTEEQLKNIELGKDATAGDSIWKNSNFLKFLLYFSSWMFAANLSLPFFNLYMLDTLNLDVRWVTLYGSLQAGANLLMLILWGKLADRIGNRPILLVIGMVAASVPLLWLGISTNLIDLWLWLPLIHIFIGGNWAALDLCNNNLQIEVTPAKNQSIYFAIASAIAGVSGALGTIIGGFIAQNPSFGGLSGLFIISAAFRLAAIVPLIFVQEGRGQSFSQMRQVWQGRKQVAQG
- the accD gene encoding acetyl-CoA carboxylase, carboxyltransferase subunit beta gives rise to the protein MANNEESRGLKSLLDWFANRRKSGSTILERQEREIADGLWHKCSNCGVLTYTKDLRANQMVCVECGHHNRVDSDERIRQLIDANTWRPIDEHLRPTDPLQFRDRKLYIDRLREMQDKLGLIDAVKTGLGHMNGLPAALGVMDFRFMGGSMGSVVGEKLTRLIEQATQRRYPVVIVCTSGGARMQEGMLSLMQMAKISAALQRHQEARLLYIPVLTNPTTGGVTASFAMLGDIILAEPKATIGFAGRRVIEQTLREKLPDDFQTAEDLLKHGFVDDIVPRTQIKKTLAQLIALHQPPAPTTTHNNMVVWETRTLSSTAAE
- a CDS encoding putative signal transducing protein translates to MTWITLLTTSNRWQAELMQQLLASHDIATKIIDLGVKSYLGAGTPAALQVRAQDKWTALLLLSPPEDEQET
- a CDS encoding prepilin peptidase; the encoded protein is MDTLIIVQASVIVFALGASVGSFINVVVYRLPARLSILFPPSRCPHCLNQLKPYDNVPVLGWLWLRGRCRYCKSKISIRYPVVEGVTGFVFLLVFWIFKFSLSTIGYWAFCSWLLALSLIDLDTMTLPNPLTKSGLVMGIVFQMVYGFLLEASWVGLVHHLKMAIVGAVLGLWLFDAIAIIGSIVFRKTAMGGGDAKLAAMMGAWLGWKYLLLASFLACVVGVVVGGGTMKWGQKIPFGPFLAVGAVIALFGGEAILSSYLRLFFSTS
- the leuB gene encoding 3-isopropylmalate dehydrogenase is translated as MAQQYRVTLLPGDGIGPEIMAVAVDVLKVVGKKFDIQFEFQEAIIGGAAIDATGEPLPTASLDICRNSHAVLLAAIGGYKWDTLPSHLRPEAGLLGLRAGLGLFANLRPAKILPQLIDASSLKREVVEGVDILVVRELTGGIYFGKPKGIFETETGEKRGVNTMAYTESEIERIGRVAFEAARKRGKKLCSVDKSNVLEVSQLWRDRITKLAQEYPDVELSHMYVDNAAMQLLRAPKQFDTIVTGNLFGDILSDAAAMLTGSIGMLPSASLGASNPGVFEPVHGSAPDIAGQDKANPLAQVLSAAMMLRYGLNEPTAADHIEQGVLQVLQRGDRTGDIMSPGMNLLACRAMGEALIQVLEAE